One Roseimaritima multifibrata DNA window includes the following coding sequences:
- a CDS encoding dihydrofolate reductase produces MNLAAILASTDSGVIGNEGGMPWRLSTDLRRFKRLTMGFPIIMGRKTFDSIGRPLPGRLNVVLTRSADWAHEGVRTVNLEEALAIADQHEQAFVVGGAEIYRLMLPYCQAVHWTRVLADIEGDTRFLWDRSEFELLHDEAFPAGEKDSVPTRYEIWQRQ; encoded by the coding sequence ATGAATTTGGCTGCGATCCTAGCTTCAACCGATTCCGGTGTGATTGGCAATGAAGGCGGCATGCCCTGGCGTTTGTCGACCGATCTGCGGCGGTTCAAGCGGTTGACGATGGGGTTTCCGATCATCATGGGGCGAAAAACGTTTGATTCGATTGGCCGTCCACTCCCCGGACGCTTAAATGTTGTTTTGACTCGGTCTGCCGACTGGGCCCACGAAGGAGTCCGGACGGTCAACCTGGAAGAAGCGTTGGCGATCGCCGATCAGCACGAGCAGGCATTTGTCGTCGGCGGGGCTGAGATCTATCGCCTGATGTTGCCGTACTGCCAAGCCGTCCATTGGACTCGGGTGTTGGCCGATATCGAAGGGGATACCCGTTTCCTGTGGGACCGCAGCGAATTTGAATTGCTGCACGACGAAGCATTTCCCGCTGGCGAAAAAGATAGTGTTCCCACCCGGTATGAAATCTGGCAGCGTCAGTGA
- a CDS encoding thymidylate synthase, with protein sequence MQSYLGLLSEIMEAGAVRDDRTGTGTRSLFGRQLRFDLQQGFPLLTTKKLHLRSILYELLWFLRGETNIAWLKENGVRIWDDWADENGELGPVYGKQWRSWQTPSGETIDQIAAVENAIRTNPDSRRLIVSAWNVADVDSMALPPCHCLFQFYVSEGRLSCQLYQRSADVFLGVPFNIASYALLTLMMAEVTGLQPGDFVHTFGDVHLYNNHLEQAGLQLQREPRKLPEMRLLNQRKSIFDFQFEDFELVDYDPHPHIKAPVAV encoded by the coding sequence ATGCAGAGCTACCTCGGATTACTTTCTGAAATCATGGAAGCCGGAGCCGTTCGCGATGATCGTACGGGGACCGGAACGCGAAGTCTGTTTGGGCGGCAGTTGCGTTTCGATTTGCAGCAGGGGTTCCCGTTGCTAACCACAAAGAAACTCCACTTGCGTTCGATCCTCTACGAATTGCTGTGGTTCCTGCGAGGTGAGACAAACATTGCTTGGCTGAAGGAGAATGGGGTCCGCATCTGGGATGATTGGGCGGACGAAAATGGAGAGCTTGGTCCTGTTTACGGAAAGCAGTGGCGAAGCTGGCAAACGCCCAGCGGCGAAACGATCGACCAGATCGCCGCAGTGGAAAATGCAATCCGCACCAACCCCGATTCAAGGCGATTGATCGTGTCGGCCTGGAATGTCGCGGATGTCGATTCGATGGCCCTTCCCCCCTGCCACTGCTTGTTCCAGTTTTATGTCTCCGAGGGACGCCTCAGCTGCCAACTGTACCAACGCAGTGCCGATGTCTTCCTGGGCGTCCCCTTCAATATCGCCAGCTACGCGTTGCTGACGCTGATGATGGCTGAGGTGACCGGCCTGCAGCCCGGCGATTTTGTGCACACCTTCGGAGACGTCCATCTGTACAACAATCACCTGGAACAGGCTGGGCTACAGCTACAGCGCGAGCCTAGGAAGCTGCCGGAAATGCGGTTGTTGAACCAGCGGAAATCGATTTTCGATTTTCAGTTCGAGGATTTCGAATTGGTCGATTACGACCCGCACCCCCATATCAAAGCCCCCGTGGCCGTTTGA
- a CDS encoding class I SAM-dependent methyltransferase: MLPRTLELEFSEDLEETSLYDQMDHQAVNEAFVTDLVAGGSVGPDVLDIGTGTARIPIFLCQQLEDVRVMALDASTAMLDCAQTNVDVATLLHRIQLAHENVHDLAVFEDDMFDTVLSNTLLHHLPDPMVLLSESVRMTKPGGRVFVRDLVRPVSESAVEAIVQDVSAGEPESAQQLLRHSLHAALTLEETRAMVAQLGLDPETVQMTSDRHWTLDAVIAVA, encoded by the coding sequence ATGTTGCCCCGCACGCTTGAGCTCGAATTCAGTGAAGATCTGGAAGAGACCTCTCTTTACGACCAGATGGACCATCAGGCTGTTAACGAGGCTTTCGTGACCGATTTGGTTGCTGGGGGGAGTGTTGGCCCCGATGTTCTGGATATCGGGACCGGGACGGCAAGGATTCCGATTTTCTTGTGTCAGCAATTGGAAGACGTTCGGGTGATGGCTCTGGATGCGTCCACGGCGATGCTCGACTGTGCTCAGACGAATGTCGATGTTGCGACGTTGTTGCACCGAATTCAATTGGCTCATGAAAACGTTCATGACCTGGCTGTCTTTGAAGACGATATGTTTGATACCGTCCTCTCCAATACGCTGCTGCATCATCTGCCTGATCCGATGGTCCTGTTGTCCGAATCGGTGCGTATGACGAAACCGGGAGGCCGTGTCTTCGTTCGTGACCTGGTCCGTCCGGTAAGTGAATCGGCCGTGGAAGCGATCGTTCAAGACGTGTCGGCCGGCGAACCGGAATCGGCTCAGCAATTGTTGCGACACTCGTTGCACGCAGCTTTGACGCTGGAAGAGACTCGGGCGATGGTCGCCCAGCTTGGTTTGGATCCGGAAACCGTCCAGATGACCAGTGACCGACACTGGACTTTGGATGCCGTGATCGCTGTTGCATAA
- a CDS encoding deoxyhypusine synthase family protein: MSSKPIATNANTPPSSSAYGGHPASISKFMEHHYRHFNAREMLAAAKSYRSFVSEPTNGKMLVSLAGAMSTGELGISLAEMIRQGKVHAISCTAANLEEDLFNLVAHDEYKIVEDWRALSLDDEVALRDEGFNRVTDTCIPETVMRHLERRLLKLWQEAADSGQAYTPAEYMFRLLDDPELPQHFQIPVENSWMVAAKEMGIPVFVPGYEDSTLGNIFAARVYEGKVATHNCLLSGTAQMERLIKWYQANSTDNPIGFFQIGGGIAGDFAICAVPLMIQDLKLDIPLWGYFCQISDAVTSYGGYSGAVPNEKITWYKLDRDAPKFMVQSDATICAPLMFAYVLGW, translated from the coding sequence ATGTCTTCAAAACCGATTGCAACAAACGCAAACACGCCTCCATCGAGCTCCGCCTACGGTGGGCACCCAGCCTCCATTTCAAAGTTTATGGAGCATCACTACCGGCACTTCAACGCTCGCGAGATGCTGGCTGCGGCCAAGTCTTATCGTTCGTTTGTCAGCGAACCGACCAATGGCAAGATGTTGGTTTCGCTGGCTGGCGCGATGAGCACCGGCGAACTTGGGATTTCGCTTGCTGAGATGATCCGTCAGGGCAAAGTCCACGCGATCAGCTGTACAGCGGCCAACCTTGAAGAGGACCTGTTCAACTTGGTCGCTCACGACGAATACAAAATCGTCGAAGATTGGCGAGCCCTTTCGTTGGATGACGAAGTGGCCCTCCGGGACGAAGGTTTCAACCGCGTCACCGACACCTGCATCCCCGAAACCGTGATGCGTCATCTGGAACGCCGCCTGCTGAAACTGTGGCAGGAAGCGGCCGACAGCGGGCAGGCTTATACTCCGGCCGAGTACATGTTCCGGTTGCTGGACGACCCTGAATTGCCACAGCACTTCCAAATCCCCGTGGAAAACAGCTGGATGGTTGCCGCCAAGGAGATGGGAATCCCGGTATTCGTCCCTGGATACGAAGATTCAACCCTTGGCAATATCTTTGCCGCTCGCGTCTACGAGGGAAAAGTCGCCACCCACAATTGCCTTCTGAGCGGCACCGCTCAGATGGAACGGCTGATCAAGTGGTACCAGGCGAATTCGACCGACAATCCGATCGGATTCTTTCAAATCGGTGGCGGAATCGCAGGAGATTTCGCAATTTGCGCTGTACCGCTGATGATCCAAGATTTGAAACTAGATATTCCTCTGTGGGGGTACTTTTGCCAGATCAGCGACGCAGTCACCAGTTACGGTGGATATAGCGGAGCGGTTCCCAACGAGAAAATCACGTGGTACAAACTCGATCGTGATGCACCCAAGTTTATGGTTCAAAGTGACGCAACGATCTGCGCCCCTTTGATGTTTGCATACGTTCTGGGCTGGTAG
- a CDS encoding acyl-CoA thioesterase has translation MDVPHVSAVFDFEYVVQADEIDAQDHVHNLRYLQWSLWAAHRHTAAGGWDSRAQLDENGIGWVVRSHEITYRAAAFAEDQLIVRTWVSEVSHVSCERKFLICRPADRTILCRGATRWAFVNLRIRKAVAIPQSLLDAAQPLTKSPGPPW, from the coding sequence ATGGATGTACCACACGTGTCAGCCGTCTTCGATTTCGAATATGTGGTTCAAGCCGACGAAATCGACGCACAGGATCACGTCCACAACCTGCGTTACCTCCAGTGGTCTCTGTGGGCGGCTCATCGCCACACCGCAGCGGGAGGCTGGGATTCTCGAGCCCAATTGGATGAAAACGGGATCGGCTGGGTGGTTCGGTCTCACGAAATCACCTACCGAGCGGCCGCTTTTGCGGAGGATCAATTGATCGTCCGCACATGGGTATCGGAAGTCAGTCACGTTTCATGTGAGCGCAAATTTTTGATTTGCCGGCCCGCAGACCGCACCATTTTGTGCCGCGGCGCAACTCGCTGGGCATTCGTAAACCTACGGATCCGCAAAGCGGTTGCCATCCCACAGTCGCTTCTAGACGCCGCACAGCCACTCACCAAATCACCAGGTCCGCCCTGGTAG